A single region of the Saprospiraceae bacterium genome encodes:
- a CDS encoding NTP transferase domain-containing protein, whose amino-acid sequence MDTIENKFKNLHAVIMAGGVGSRFWPYSRNQKPKQFLDILNCGSSLLQLTYQRLKAIIPMNNIWVVSHVDYSNLVKDQLPDISSDRILLEPSRKNTAACIMYASKHIQEVDPESLVFIAPSDHLIINTLEFNNALIKSAAFLANQSEGLLTFGIKASRPDTGYGYIRFSKNEDSLGVWPVAQFVEKPDPITAKSYMDSGNYVGVWNSGMFLWKMQLSLK is encoded by the coding sequence ATGGACACAATAGAAAATAAGTTTAAAAATTTACATGCGGTTATTATGGCCGGCGGAGTAGGTAGCAGGTTTTGGCCATACAGCCGCAATCAAAAACCCAAACAATTTTTAGATATATTGAATTGTGGAAGTAGTTTGTTGCAATTGACTTATCAACGATTGAAAGCCATTATTCCCATGAATAATATTTGGGTGGTCAGCCATGTTGATTATTCAAATCTCGTGAAGGACCAATTACCGGATATTAGTTCCGACAGGATTTTATTAGAACCAAGTCGCAAAAATACGGCTGCTTGTATTATGTACGCCAGTAAGCATATTCAAGAAGTAGATCCGGAGTCATTGGTCTTTATTGCACCATCTGATCATTTAATCATCAATACCCTCGAATTTAACAATGCGCTTATAAAATCAGCCGCATTCCTGGCCAATCAAAGTGAAGGTTTACTCACATTTGGGATCAAAGCTTCGCGTCCGGATACGGGCTATGGATACATTCGTTTTTCAAAAAATGAAGACAGCTTAGGAGTTTGGCCTGTAGCACAATTTGTTGAGAAACCTGATCCAATCACAGCCAAAAGTTATATGGATTCAGGCAACTATGTTGGTGTTTGGAACTCAGGAATGTTTTTATGGAAAATGCAACTATCCTTGAAATGA